A part of Tigriopus californicus strain San Diego chromosome 10, Tcal_SD_v2.1, whole genome shotgun sequence genomic DNA contains:
- the LOC131889548 gene encoding uncharacterized protein LOC131889548 has product MARLTFYPPNTVRLVSLEDHPEIFEGWVEAFNENPDPYLVRAQTPRSPTIRYRIHPSLVQVKPGQRVSFQIQIKIKPDEYSEPSESELRMRLSFVPLAISDHLLSTELLWDGIPASERNNITLSLTLTRPDPNLNAHENAISTLANDCDPVDYLDEFPVDLDDKEDDPGVIVDRCEQDIFERDLVPLDDHSGHRPISSKRQDIRDQLMSLSQSLEKAKSVRVNDSQKRASDHLTDPVWVPKTKPVEELLNDPSDGSDGSSDLEARILTLEMDLKNLRSEMRCLLLNLKPQINGGNAADLVGKETRSWLAIISSHWVWICLGLFMLAVVMTMRRFGPLTIFWGLFSWKLCRSLNVTGSCFTGTLTPFMSLRIPTRIAEVITFMGLGVSQGPRIFTWTCRLVRKISTNSKQTPKAPKITRIIRIASSSPLPLGLSIIPAVGSLETRVVTMSQSTDLQHLHSALRLITEIRARSGKLLQNVADGMAVKHGDENKEKRFLSELKTLLDGVSGQIGELEQTLNNQPPISNPLPLGQSVYLSLDTAIDSIPIYQNLVSSYRWLDKTHEYASSAAGFLGQNSLNRSIGKVSKNRRRPNTSHTAPPKELNDLINHMGCIYQDMTYHITRPNGTKHNALVEVTLDRILKAILIFKGLMIEWVVVKGFNEESTKPDGSLDVWSDSKYQVFQRITENANAAMLNFQSPLYPELGVKSFMTYLHSFLKLFTEKCKKCGYHLHNNIPPTWREFKTLEPFHEDCRP; this is encoded by the exons ATGGCTCGTCTCACGTTTTATCCCCCAAACACTGTTCGTCTCGTTTCGTTAGAGGATCATCCCGAAATCTTTGAAGGTTGGGTTGAGGCCTTCAACGAGAATCCCGATCCTTACCTGGTCCGAGCTCAAACGCCTCGATCTCCCACCATCCGTTATCGAATCCACCCATCTCTGGTTCAAGTCAAGCCTGGTCAGCGTGTATCCTTCCAAATTCAGATCAAGATCAAACCAGACGAGTACTCGG AACCCTCAGAGTCTGAACTCCGGATGAGATTAAGTTTTGTCCCTTTGGCCATTTCTGATCATTTGTTGTCGACAGAATTGTTGTGGGATGGGATTCCTGCATCAGAGCGCAACAATATCACCCTATCTTTGACTCTGACACGCCCAGACCCAAACTTAAACGCccatgaaaatgcaatttccaCGTTAGCCAATGATTGTGACCCTGTTGATTACTTGGACGAATTTCCCGTGGACTTGGATGACAAGGAAGATGATCCAGGAGTAATTGTCGATCGATGTGAACAAGATATCTTCGAGAGAGACCTTGTGCCATTGGATGATCACAGCGGTCACAGGCCTATCAGCAGCAAAAGACAAGACATTCGAGACCAACTTATGAGCCTATCCCAAAGCCTGGAAAAAGCAAAGTCTGTGAGGGTAAATGATAGTCAAAAGAGAGCTTCTGATCATCTGACGGATCCAGTTTGGGTCCCAAAAACGAAACCTGTGGAGGAGTTGCTGAACGATCCTTCTGATGGTAGCGATGGTAGCTCAGATTTGGAAGCAAGAATCCTGACTCTCgaaatggatttgaagaaTCTCCGATCCGAAATGAGATGCTTATTGCTAAACCTTAAGCCACAAATAAATGGAGGGAATGCGGCTGACTTGGTTGGTAAAGAAACGAGAAGCTGGCTTGCGATTATCTCCAGCCATTGGGTTTGGATCTGCTTGGGCTTATTCATGCTAGCCGTGGTGATGACTATGCGCCGCTTTGGTCCTCTAACAATTTTTTGGGG tttgttttcatgg AAACTTTGCAGAAGTCTAAATGTGACTGGATCATGCTTCACAGGAACTTTAACCCCGTTCATGTCCCTTCGAATCCCGACAAGGATTGCCGAAGTAATAACATTTATGGGCTTGGGAGTTTCTCAGGGTCCTCGGATTTTTACTTGGACTTGTCGGCTTGTCAGAAAAATATCAACAAACTCGAAACAAACACCCAAGGCACCGAAGATCACTCGGATCATTCGGATCGCTTCCTCCTCACCCCTTCCACTTGGCTTGAGCATCATCCCTGCCGTGGGTTCCCTTGAGACGCGAGTGGTCACTATGAGCCAATCCACAGATTTACAGCATCTGCACAGTGCCCTCCGCCTGATTACGGAGATTCGAGCCCGGAGCGGGAAACTCTTGCAGAATGTAGCCGACGGGATGGCCGTCAAGCACGGCGATGAGAACAAGGAAAAGAGATTCCTCTCCGAGCTCAAAACCCTCCTGGACGGGGTGTCCGGACAAATCGG GGAGTTGGAGCAAACCTTGAACAATCAACCCCCGATCTCGAATCCCTTGCCCTTGGGTCAAAGCGTGTATTTATCGCTGGACACGGCCATCGACTCGATACCCATCTACCAAAACCTGGTGAGCAGCTATCGTTGGCTGGACAAGACCCACGAGTACGCCAGCAGTGCTGCTGGATTCCTCGGACAAAACAGTCTCAATCGATCCATCGGCAAGGTCTCCAAGAACCGACGTCGACCCAATACTTCTCACACCGCTCCCCCCAA GGAACTCAATGACCTGATCAATCATATGGGGTGCATCTACCAGGACATGACTTATCATATCACACGCCCCAATGGCACCAAGCATAATGCACTCGTCGAG GTAACGCTGGACCGCattttgaaggccattctAATATTCAAAGGGCTCATGATTGAATGGGTCGTAGTGAAGGGcttcaacgaagaatccaccAAGCCTGATGGCAGTTTGGATGTGTGGAGCGATTCCAAATACCAAGTATTTCAACGCATCACCGAGAACGCCAATGCCGCCATGCTTAATTTTCAATCGCCCCTCTACCCCGAATTGGGCGTCAAATCGTTCATG ACCTATTTGCATAGCTTCCTCAAATTGTTCACGGAGAAGTGTAAGAAATGCGGATACCATTTACATAATAACATTCCACCCACTTGGCGCGAATTCAAAACCCTGGAACCGTTTCACGAAGATTGTCGACCTTGa
- the LOC131889306 gene encoding ERI1 exoribonuclease 2-like, with protein MTSSPTPSLSLIPSASRPPGPTGSGSRTLAMAQSMGLVRSRSLQNRSCPKPSLLPRSSPVMSNGFAGFSFLIVIDFESTCWAEKGPGCFPPEIIEFPAVLLDTQTGHILDEFHSYVLPTETPQLSEFCTQLTGIRQDQVDTQGVPLPTCLYLFAQWMRKIQTHWNIVLHETRLGFRSTTFVTWSDWDFLVCLNSECRRKRITKPDMFNAWVDLRFIYTKFYARKPKGLQGALQDVGPQFEGREHSGLCDARNTAKLAWHLIQDGCPIGLTKVLGGTRVSDALRYQHVTSKPPNQ; from the exons ATGACATCATCCCCGACACCATCCTTATCATTGATACCGTCAGCGTCTCGACCACCCGGCCCCACAGGCTCGGGTTCCCGAACCTTAGCTATGGCACAATCAATGGGCCTAGTTCGGTCCCGTTCTTTGCAGAATCGAAGTTGTCCAAAACCAAGCTTACTACCGCGTTCTTCACCAGTAATGTCCAATGGTTTTGCTGgcttttcttttctcattgTAATCGATTTTGAATCCACATGTTGGGCCGAGAAAGGTCCGGGTTGCTTTCCACCAGAGATCATCGAGTTTCCTGCCGTTCTTTTGGACACCCAAACCGGCCACATTCTCGACGAGTTCCATTCGTATGTATTGCCCACGGAAACGCCCCAATTGAGCGAGTTTTGCACCCAACTTACTG GTATCAGGCAAGATCAAGTAGACACCCAAGGCGTTCCTCTACCCACTTGTTTGTATTTATTTGCCCAATGGATGAGAAAGATCCAAACCCATTGGAACATAGTCTTGCACGAAACGCGTTTGGGTTTTCGATCGACTACATTCGTCACATG GTCAGATTGGGATTTCCTCGTGTGCCTTAACTCTGAATGTAGACGCAAACGAATAACCAAGCCGGACATGTTCAACGCATGGGTGGACCTCCGTTTCATTTACACCAAATTCTACGCGCGGAAGCCCAAGGGACTTCAAGGGGCCTTGCAAGATGTGGGCCCTCAGTTTGAGGGACGAGAGCATTCGGGGCTCTGTGATGCTCGAAACACGGCTAAATTGGCTTGGCATCTCATTCAGGATGGTTGTCCAATCGGACTGACCAAAGTGTTGGGCGGCACTCGCGTGTCTGATGCTCTTCGGTATCAGCATGTGACTTCAAAGCCACCAAATCAGTGA